The nucleotide sequence tgatcttttacaaacatttgtcggtacatttttgtttgtctggcaaacaaatgacaaaattttacgaacatttttctgagGGTTTACGAACAATTATGAAAACAAAATGTTTGTAACAGAACAAAAAAATGCTattcaagtgatcatgttacaatgtttgcgaaaaaagtacaaacatttacgaactttttagtgggttatgcgatttacgagcattttgtaagtcctcaataggaattcataaacattaaagaacaattttacaatttttttctttattatttcataaaaatcaatttaatttatttgcttttgaaaatttatcaaaatagcaagataataaaaattaataatccaTGCTTAAGAAATTAATGTGAAGCAATCAATTATACAGCTTCTTCTTTTCCAGTTCATTAATCTGATGTCAATCGAGGTCATACTGTTTTGAACTTGAGCGcgtataaaaaatgtatatattagATAAACACCGGCTTTATCACACAACAAAACAGACACACTACACCGAAGAATTGTTGACTTTATATACTATTCTGTGTGTCTATTTCAGACCACATTTTATTACACTCTCACTCACgaatttatttatattctaCGCGAGAAACAAACCCAAAACATGCACTCAGAATCTTTGCCTCATCAAAAGTGACTCTTTGGAGTTTACAAGGACAGGAAAATTGTGTTATCGGTGTGATTTTCTTTCTGATCGAAGTATTCCCAGCCGGTCGCGAAGGTCAATTGGAACACGGTGTGACGATATTGAGCTCAAAATCTTAACTGATTGTATAGATAGATTATGACGAAGAAAGTATAATTCAAGATTCAGTTCATAAATTActtgaataatttaataatatgaaGAGTTTGTGATAATATTTGTGCGTTATCAATTTTCCCTCACGAACTGCTGTTTTGTGATCTTTGCGAGTACTTTAGCTGATAAATGCCCCCTTTAATCCTTGATAATGAAAATCATACCCCAGAAACACGACTGTTCAATTTGTCAATGATtctgattttcaattatttgtAGACGTAGACGATAATTACTGGTTCATTTTTGCATCTTAATTATCGATGTTATGCTATGCAAAAGcacataataaatatatttcaaggTTGTGTAATGACAATATCCTATACCTCCTATAGGCATATATGCTTATAGTTCAACGTGTATTTCATTAACACAATATGAACCCTTATgcaaaatttgatgaaaaaaatcataaaatttacaGTTTGGTAGATAAACTTTTGATAGATATAAAGAATACTGGCGAAAAGTTTGTGTATTTATCGTGTAAATGCAACACAAATGTGAATACACAAAAGTTACACGGTTGTGTAAATTTActgttattaattttaattgatttttgtaataATCACTTGTATTTGAAATAAACTAATGCATCGGCAGGTTAAATTCTTAATAATGTCACAGTCCAAATTCCTCAAATATGAAATACGCCGACGCGACGATTGAAATCAAAATGTGGAATTTGAGTGATAAATACAGGATATTGTGgtattatgcacttcgggatgaTGCACCTGATGAGCTCATGCAAATAATCATGTAGAaattgcctacttttgggagctaatttgtaaaataatttttaaagtacCTCTAAATCTTCCCATTCAAAGCTGGAGTTTAATTCTTGAATAGTGTTCTGTAAGTTATTTGAAAGAAATCTCCTgaggatatgcaaattttcagtatgcataaagccattttgCGCGATTTTCTTCAGTcacgaaaatatgcataatcctgCACTGAGATAGAAAAAcgggggtacgattaactttttttcctcataactttaacactttttaggtgtaaaatatatcaacattttttaatgttaattttacacctttttaagtgtaaaattaacatgacaaaaggtaattttaacccctaatacaactatgtaatatttacaccgattttgaatcaatactgcagggtaaaataaacatttccggaatgttattttaactttttcggatttctcactTACGTGTGGAGAGTCCCCTGGATTCTTACGAAAATGTTGTTTGAAAACTCGAAATTAGTTGAAATTTCttattgaaatttgaattttcgaaattgtctggaaattttcgaatttttgaaactgAGTTGTAAttgcaattgaatttaaattttttaaacaatgttTTCGTACAAAGTGGttaaaatttacgaaatataATACCAAGAAGCTGTTAAAGAATTGCTTAGTGATTATGAATGAAATTATAATAAGCaggaataaatattttgagCACCATTGTACTGCTTTACCCTTATAATAACGTAAAATTGGCACATGACCTCAAgacatttgaaaattcaaacagGAATCCCTTCAGCCACCATatggattaaaaattaaataaaaatgccaTTTCTTTGGCTTTTGAAACAGAATTTTTAAACTCCATCTGTGAATAAAGGGAatgtttctaaatatttttgacGTATGACTTCGAAAAGCATCTCTTATAAACAATTAACCCCGAACGTTGAAAAATTTCCAgtgagtatgcaaatttttttggatacataaggtaagatggagtaattcggaatcatgcctattttgggattttgagattttttctttgtGTCAAATGATCAAAAAAAAACCACGAAGTACAAAACTTTATATTCGAGAATACTTCTTCGTTATTTTTTCcctttgccatctaaaactcttaggaaatttcaaatttctaaattagacatgattccaaattaccctatcttaATTTCGCCCGGCTTTTTCAGTCcgaatgtgcataatgccggaaTCCACTGTATTAGTACAATGAGTAGAATAAAAGGAGATGCTTACTTGAATAAAATAATAGTTTGTTCTATATTTCTTCTATGAAAAACTGTAATATTCGACAGTCTAACTCTCTCTAGctaattttgccccggtctccACTTCATGAATGAAATATTAGCAATAGTTGAAAATTTGTGCTTACCATAAATTGTTGAATGATTTACGATCACGAAAACAATGCATTTTTTAGCTgtaattctttacaatctcatatTTTGGGGTCTGAGATGAAATCCGATTATGTTAGATCGGACTCAGATTttagatttacacgttttgactctcatagatcacgaatatcatacccgccaaaaatagattttcaagaACGTTCGGTCGATTCTACATGCATCTAGCGAGccaacggaaagagatatcgacaagaaGTTTTCAGCAAAGGTTAAATCGGGAGGACGACATCAGATGGTGATATCAGATCCATCTCCCTATTCAATATCTCAGCCCCTTTATCGGTCTCAAATTTTGGtactctacaaaaaaaaaatgtcaaattaacaagacaagtttgtcaaaagaatgttcTTCAATACAGAAtgtgaaaagttttgtcaaatctaCGGCCAAccggatcttgttaaaagtttgtcgaaattatgtttttccatataaaatgtgagaaatagttttgtcaaattggtaaataacatcatCTTGACAAAATTTGATCACAATCTATTTGTTCTTTTAACAAGACTATTTTTCagagtatgttatagctgggctcAAGAGCTTTCGTTAATAAAACTTAAGCCCCCTTCGATACCTGAGCTAGAAGGggtcagaaattaaattttaaaatagccaTATCACTGGTTCTAACtaacagaattttaaaaagttttagtaatttggaaagctctcgttaaaTACTTACATTTTAACACCCCATTTTcatgattaatcgaaaaatcgaaaaagttCCTGCaataaatatcttaaatttGGTCATTTGGCTATATGGATCTAAATTGAATCCGACAgccgtaaaaataaaataaagaagaagaagaagaaatttgGTCATTCTTTTAGTTTCTTCGAcgagaattgaatttttatctATATTTATATCTGTATTTTCCTTTTGATGTACAAGAGTACCAAAAAATGTTACAGGGTTAAAGACCTTACTTCTAGTTCGTTCTTATATTTGAAGAAGGCGTAACTTAAATAATTTCTGGGCAGAGTTTACTCAAAAACAATATTACTACCTCTCTGTTGATGTAGCAATATTCTATATAAGTCCAATCATTTTACTTGATCGCTGTAGCATTTAATAACTTCAGTATAAAATCGAAAtggcatcaaaataaataaaatagcaaATGAAGCTTGGAACCGAAATTTCTGTATTTGAGGTTTGTGAACTTAAATGTAAACGATAGCAGGATattaagggaaggctttcaggcttcgaatatactctggcttcgaacataggggaaagttctctcccttcgaacgttcgtgccttcgaataatgtgaatttcttttgtttttcgtcatagatttacactaaattatcacggaattatcaacaattgatgataaaccaactaatatttaatagaaatatgtaagtttcttaggaaaactaaaagaaaattaacattattcgaaggcatgaacgtacgaagggagagcactttcccctactctgacTTCGATCATTTCGTATTTTGCCCATGTTCCTTGAATGAATCCAACCtaagtttttcaggaaatgtgtgactaaaTATTagctatttaaatatatataggttaaattcattaaaggaatatgggaaaaaatatgaagtgcgttcgaagccagagtatgtgcgtaGCTTGAAAGTCTTCCcttatcataaaattttcatttagcactatttttttaaatattttttttatcaatgacTGATCAAACTCGTTTTTCTACTGatccaattaaataatttactgtCTAATAATAATCGAAGCTATGTGTTTACCCAGTTTGAGAGATAGGAAATTTACTCAAAACACAAAAGTCTTCTGTTTACACGTTTTGGCTCAGATGTAGTTATTCTAAGAATAAGACGCGCAACAAATAGAgcgaaataatataatattgccCTATAAAGCCATTAAATTTAATCAGTCAATTTACACAAGGataaataagaatatttttatcacAGAATGATAAGTATAATTTTCTCCAAGAATCCAAATGCTGTTCAATGTATAAATTGTAGCAATTTAATTGATATGAACCATATAGTTTTATTGACCATTTGGTTAATTGTATAAACTTACTATTCCGATGAAGCGTTTAATTCAAATATCTCAATTTATTGTCGCATTTCTTAAGAACATTAGTTCAACTGTTGAAGCAATATTCTGTTTTTATGAGGCGTCTTCAAGGGTATCTTTTATAAGAAAATGCCTTATTTTTCTAGAAAGGACAGTAAACATTTATTTATGCatactttaaattttataatccaTTCATTCTTCAGTACAGTTTACTTAGTAACAATCGGTaaagagttttttttcattggaTTGATTCAGTTAGATTCCTGCTGAATCTCTAAGTAAAAATGCAATTGATCTTATACACAGCAAATAATGTAAAAGCACAAGTAATATTtcctgaaattcttttttttttaatttcctataatttctttttatcaagAATTATCACAAAGAGAAATTTAGTATTCactatctaaaaataaatacagcTTAAAAATTCGTTTTGTTctctatttttttgtgaaaagctCTTCAATTTCCTGAAGGGTCTTTTTACTGGTTTCTGGGAGGAAATTGTAGACAAAGATAACTCCTAGGAAAGCAATAGAGCCATACATTAGGCAAATGTAGTCACTTCCAATGATGCTTACGAGTGTTGGGTAGAGTTTGATGGAGAGGAAGCAGAGAATATAGGCATAGGATACGGTTATTCCTGAGGCAAAACCTCTCATTTTTTGCGGATAGATTTCGGCAATCATGGCAAAGGGGATGACCAAGAAGCTAATAGTACTGGCAaagacatagaaaaaaatgagaaatgcTGCAATCCACTTGGTCATTGTACAGGGATTCCACATGCAAATAACAATTCCGAATAAACTGACACCCATGCCCAGTCCTCCGATAATTGTAGGTAGTCTTCGTCCTAAAACATCCAGCAGAGCCCCAATTACAATAGTTCCCATGACTCGAGACACTCCCAGGATGACAGTGAATAGGAAGGGATCCACTGTGATTCCTGCAGCTACACTGAATTTCACAGAATAAACCACAAGGACAAAAACCCCGGACAATTGTTGAAATGTAAAGAAACACATCATAATGGTCAGAGGTCTGTAGAATATTGGTTGTTTTATCATCTCCCAACGTGAGAGAGGTTTCACTGGAGTCTCCTCATTTCCGCGAATTTGTTCAGTAAGCTGCTGTAGTTGttcttttaaattactttttgatCCACTGAGACGCTTGAGGGATTTCTCCGCCTGACGCTCTCGATCCTTCATGACAAGCCATCTTGGAGATTCTGGTACAAAGTACAGCATTAAAAGTGCTCCTATTGATATACCTCCGGCAATTCCAGCCACCTTACGCCAATCATCCTGCAATCAAGACTCAAAATTAACCCTCAACTCCTCAAGACCTTTGCAAAATTACTCACATTTATGAAAAATCCAAGAATATAGATTATAAGTACTCCA is from Phlebotomus papatasi isolate M1 chromosome 1, Ppap_2.1, whole genome shotgun sequence and encodes:
- the LOC129798812 gene encoding facilitated trehalose transporter Tret1-like, whose product is MAVEACEVDKKILPQACTDKNSSQHENNRKNSKTAAKRQILASIVANLTVLASGMGFGYPATTLSLLTDPTSIVSLTENQGSWVASINTIFSPVGGLIASYTLDKFGRKKTLIAINILSIISWFIVAFSSKSDSNLMYMEIIGARIIIGIVAGLSSSPSSVYSAEIASPKLRGFLTVFTSVSISSGVLIIYILGFFINDDWRKVAGIAGGISIGALLMLYFVPESPRWLVMKDRERQAEKSLKRLSGSKSNLKEQLQQLTEQIRGNEETPVKPLSRWEMIKQPIFYRPLTIMMCFFTFQQLSGVFVLVVYSVKFSVAAGITVDPFLFTVILGVSRVMGTIVIGALLDVLGRRLPTIIGGLGMGVSLFGIVICMWNPCTMTKWIAAFLIFFYVFASTISFLVIPFAMIAEIYPQKMRGFASGITVSYAYILCFLSIKLYPTLVSIIGSDYICLMYGSIAFLGVIFVYNFLPETSKKTLQEIEELFTKK